aataagtatttagtcaaccactaattgtgcaagttctcccacttgaaaatattagagaggcctgtaattgtcaacatgggtaaacctcaaccacgagagacagaatgtggggaaaaccccccagaaaatcacattgtatgatttttaaagaatgtatttgaaaatcatggtggaaaataagtatttggtcaataccaaaagttcatctcagtactttgttatgtaccctttgttggcaataacggaggccaaacgttttctgtaactcttcacaagcttttcacacactgttactggtattttggcccattcatccatgcagatctcctctagagcagtgatgttttggggctgtcgttgggcaacacggactttcaactccctccacagattttctatggggttgagatctggagactggctaggccactccagtaccttgaaatgcttcctatgaatccactcctttgttgctctggctgtgtgtttgagatcattgtaattctgaaagacacagccacgtctcatcttcaatgcccttgctgatgaaaggagattttcactcaaaatctctcgattcattctttcctttacacagatcagtcgtcctggtacctttgcagaaaaacagcccctaagcatgatatttccacccccatgcttcacagtgggtatgctgttcttcggatgcaattcagtattctttctcttccaaacacgagaacctgtgtttctaccaaaaagttctattttggtttcatctgaccataacacattctcccagtcctcttctggatcatccaaatgctctctagcgaaccgcagacgggcctggacgtgtactttcttcagcgggggaacacgtctggcagtgcaggatttgagtccctggcggcgcattgtgttactgatagtagcctttgttactgtggtcccagctctctgtaggtcattcactaggtccccccgtctggttctgggatttttgctcaccgttcttgttatcattttgacggcacggggtgagatcttgcacggagccccagatcgagggagattatcagtggtcttgtacgtcttccattttttaataattgctcccacagttgatttctttacaccaagcgttttacctattgcagattcagtcttcccagcctggtgcaggtctacaattttgtctctggtgtccttcgacagctctttggtcttggccatagtggagtttggagtgtgactgactgatgttgtggacaggtgtcttttatcccgataatgagttaaaacaggtgccattaatacaggtaacgagtggagcctcgttagaacaagttagacctctttgacagccagaaatcttgcttgtttgtaggtgaccaaatacttattttccactctaatttggaaattctttaaaaatcaaacaatgtgattttttgttttttttccccacattctgtctctcatggttgaggtttacccatgttgacaattacaggcctctctaatcttttcaagtaggagaacttgcacaattggtggttgactaaatacttatttgccccactgtatttatgtaaaacaaactcagataaaaagcttgagaaAATaacgaattagttcaaaagtgcaaatttgggataaatttgataaccctaccttaagcctaaactaaagactctggatgagtgtaatatattatgtctgtaacgttaaatacaattagaaaacgatttgatttaaaaatatatttaaaaatatatatatatttaaaaaaggcatgtccgatatttttttgccgattccgatactttgaaaatgacgtgatcggacccgatcgatctggacatctctactaatcgttgtcatttttttctcgggaaccttttgttgacgtgtcatagggtgaccttgcctccccgcctgagtgtttctgtttcgccttgccgttttgatcactgtcgacctgaataaactgtcaacttgttttcggttagccttctttaaacctttcaaaatggagtcagcaccaggggttaagactaaggtgaacgcgcagttAGGCCTTTTGGCCGGATTGTCAGGATCTCGGCGGCCCGGgttgttggagctgcgccaacgCAGgcacggctggcgtgattccggcagtctggctagaaggtcagattccttcaacctGCACAATGTTACTGTGGCTTACAATGTTAAAATCTGCCTTGTTTTAAGTTATACTTGAGGGTTTGAGACTTACCTTCTTTGCAAAGGCGCGCCCACACTGGTCACAGGCGTGTAAGGAGAAGTTTTTGGTCACTCGGACTTCAGTGGAGGACGATCCAGAGGGGTTGTCGTCCGACGATGCGTCGTGGCGCCGTGAGTTGCGCTGGTGCAAGTGTTTGTCACTGCGGCGGGTCATCGGGGGGCTGACGGCCCCGGACTGATGAGCCTGTTGTCTGTCCTGCTTTCGCGTGACAGGCGGCGAGGGGGCGGGCGTCGGAGATGACGGCTCTTGCGTTTTCCGAGCTGAGGTGGAAGGAGGAACAGAGAATGAGGCAGTGCCGCCATCTTGCTTGCGGGTGACGGGAGGCGACGGGCAAGGGGAGGATGCGGCAGAGGCGGGGCGTCCGTTGACTTCCCCCTTGCCACCGCGGGCCCTCTTGGGGTTGGCGTTATTGAGGACAGCTTCGGCGAGGCGCTTGATCGCCCGGCTCTCCAGTTTGGGCATGATCTTAGCCAGGTAAGGCGAGGACTTTTTGTGCACCACGGTCACGTGGCGTAGCACGTCCCGCTTGCGGCGCGACTCATAGCGGCACAGCGGGCAGCGGTAGAACTTGATGAAGATGTCGTTTCCGTCCATGTGCAGCTCGATGTGTTTGGACAGGTTCTGACGCGAGCTGAACTGGCGCTTGCAAAGCTTGCAGAAGAGCTGCTTGAAGTCGAAACCCACCGACAGTTTGCTTTTGGCCGCCTGAGGCGCGGCCGTCCCACCGACGGCCGCCTTGGGGCTCCACGGGGTATCTTCCTCCTTCACCTTGAGGGAGCCGGGGTCACTTTTACTGGACGAGGTGCTGTGAGCCGGAGATGCAGGCGGGCTGAGGTCCAGGTCCTCGTCTTGCTCGTCCTCTGAGGCTTCGACCGCTTCTTCTTTGACTTGGATGCTGTTTCTTGGCGGCGCTTTACCGCCGTTGCTCGCCGGCGTAGTTGGAGTTGTCGAGCCTGACGATGTGGCCGATCGGTTACTTTTCACGCTGTAAATTTTGTGAACGATACGCATGTGTCTCTTCAACATGAGCTGAAAGAGACATAAAGGATGATGTCACATCGCGACAAAACACGAAAAAGGATGATGATGCTCACCTGGGAGCTGTAGTTTCTTTTGCACAAAGTGCAGCGACTCGGCATTTGGTTCGCCTCGTCCGCAGAGCTCGGGGTTTGACTCGCCGGCTTTGCGCGATTCTGGTTCGGGAGCGCCGCCTTAGCAGGGACGGAAGTGGACTTTGAGTTGCCGCTCCGAGGCGGCGAGGCGCTACTGCCTTTCCTAGGAGGAGTGGCGTCCAGAGAAAGGGGCTGGCCGGGCCGCGAAGCGATAGCCGGGGTGATGGCGTCCCTCCGAAGGCCACGGTGCACCTCGTCAAAGTGCCGCCGAACGTTGGTTTTGGTAGCGAACACTTTGAGGCAGACTGGGCACGACTTTCCAGGGGGGGTACTTATAGATTGTGGCCGACCTTTAACCATGGAGAGCAGGCTGGTCGGGACCGTGCGAGTCTCCGTGAATTTGCGAAGCTCCTCTAGTTTGGTCTTGTGCATTTTACGGCAGTGACGTCGGATGCTGCGGCGCGAGTTGAAATCTTGGCCACACAGACAGCACGAGATCGTCACGTCCTCCACCTGGACGGAGGACAAAGTAGAAAAAGTAGATTTTTAAAACAGATCTACAGTCCcttacaaaagtcttgtcgcttatgcaTTTTgtcgaaacaattgctaataacctgacttttaattattcaattggtttcagaaatggctcatataaaagctaagaccctcccaaatgatggtgaatgtacaaaaacatatttgtttcactgaaaaaagattgatcatttaatgaagtcataaaggtcaaattttggcaagacaaaagttttgtcgcctacagaaagtagtgtgaaaattgaacaaaaaaaatgtgctttaaattagggttgttccgatcatgtttttttgcccccgatccgatcccgatcgtattagtttgagtacctgccgatcccaatatttcccgatccgattgcttttttttgctcccgattcaattccaatcattcccgataatttttcccgatcatatacattttggcaatgcattcagaaaaaaatgaataaaactcggacgaatatatacattcaacatacagtacataagtactgtatttgttgattatgacaataaatcctgccATAGATGCTCTtgtttttacagtgttatgaaaaagtatctgaaccttttggaatttctcacattttggcataaaatcaccatcaaatgtgatctgatctttgtcaaaatcacacagatgtaaaaaacagtgtctgcttcaactaaaaccacccaaactttCATAGgtttttattagggttgttctgatcatgttttttgctcccgatccgatcccgatcattttagtttgagtatctgccgatcccgatatttcacgatccgattgcttttttttgctcccgattcaattccaatcattcccgataatttttcccaatcatatacattttgacaatgcattaagaaaaaaatgaataaagctcggacgaatatatacattcaacttacagtacataagtactgtatttgttgattatgacaataaatcctcaagatggcatttacattattaacattctttctgtgaaagggatccacggatagaaagacttgtaattctttaaggataaatgtgactttgtatattgtgactaaatattgccatctagtgtatttgttgagctttcagtaaatgatactgcagccatttaacttctgcccaaatgcatgatgggaagtgcaaccatgactgtgcgtaggggcaccaattgctatatcttctctgcgttggggaagaacatagggtgttaagaaaatgatcaactacgacctttcttccccacattgcctcccacgttatttttaattgctgagagaagtattgtaaggctttaggcacataaaaaatggctccgaaggctgtcaaaattctctctactcgttATACTCTGCCTttaagcgctatctataggtaaaacgacgtctttatagattgaacgcgacaatgcgtgagtgggtcgtgcagcgcatgcgttaattatttaacgtgattaattttaaaaaatcaccgccgttaacgcaataaatttgatagccctacttcaagccaaaactactctggatgagtgtaagacattttgtctgtaacgttaaatacaattagaaaacgatttaaatttaaaaaaaaaaaaaatatatatatatatatatatatatatatatattaaaaaaggcatgtccgatatttttttgccgattccgatactttgaaaatgacgtgatcggacccgatcgattgggaaatatgttacataacataagcgaatgaagtattggtgctgtgagatccaaatgtaatattttgtatgacttccatgggcttgaaggactgcatccatgcggttcggcaaggattcctacaatttattgatgaagtcatcaggaacatcaaagaaagcagtcttgcatgcctccctgagttcatcaacattcttgggtttcgtcttccatgcttcctctttcatcctaccccagacatgctcaatgatgttcatgtctggtgactgggctggccagtcctggaggatcttgctcTTCTTTGCCATGAGGAACTTtgcggtagagattgaagtatgcgatggagcaccatcctgctgcagaattggtccctttttatggttaagaacataagaggcagctaagatttgttgatatttcagactatttatgttgccttccaccctgcagatctctcgcacacccccatactggatgtaaccccagaccatgattttaccaccaccaaacttcagttttctgagtgaatctcagatccatgcgggctccagtaggtctcttgCAGTATTCGgggtgactgtggtgtaattcaatagaagattcatctgaaaaatccaccttttgccacttttccagcgtccctccttttgacaggctgtggggccttggcaaatgccacacggttttttaattgtctgcaccttgagacataaatagtctgaaatatcaacaaatcttagttgcctcttacattcctaaccataaaaagggacaaattctgcagcaggatggtgctccatcgcatacttcaatctctagctgcaagttcctcaaggcaaagaagatcaagatcttccaggactggccagcccagtcactagacatgaacaggatgaaagaggaagcatggaagacgaaacccaagaatgttgatgaactctgggaggcatgcatgattgctttctttgatgttccttatgacttcatcaataaattgtatgaatctttGCCGAAGCAcatggtcttagctttcatatgagcaatTTCTGAAACcgattgaatcattaaaagtcaggttattagcaattgtttctacaaaatggatacgcgacaagacttttgccaGGGACTTCTGTGTGTCTAGAGCAGCCAAGAAGTTTATATTGTAGGGGAAAATGCTCAATAACTGCTTGCGACACCCACCCCACTGGTAGACCCCTCGTCTTCCGGTTGTGGTGCGTCTTCTTTCGCTTCTTCCTCATCCCACTTCTTCCGGCTCTGGCTGTGCTGGCTGTGCGCCGGGCTCTCGGAACCTCGGGGTGGGCCGTTCTGGTTGTTTTCAGCCTCCCCTGAATCGCCTTCCCACGCGACCGGACTCTGCCTGGCACTGTGAGTGACAAAATCCAAACGAGGTCAATGGTGGACAATGCAGGAAACGGTAAGTTCGTTCATTAGGACGATACCTGGGCGCTCGTGACGGATAGCGAGCCAGCTCTTCCTCCGTGGTGAGGTACTGGTACATGGCCTTGCTGGTTGTCTGGATGGGTTCCAGTCGCATCACGTAATCTGGTCGCTCCGCTCTGTGATAGATGATGTCTGTCAAATCCTGCAGGGCCACACTTTGACGGTCATCGCCTAGAGATTACAAAGAagtagggagaaaaaaaatactttgtaaACAATTTGTGCTACTGCATCAACATGTCTAATCATGGCATTGTCAGATGCGTAAAGAGCCAACGCTCACCGTCGTACTCGGGCAGCCTTGACAGGCAGTAGTACTCCTTGTGCGTGATGAGGTTGGGCAGACCTCGGAACAGACTTCGACATACTTTACACTCAAAGATGGTGTCCACCTCTTTTAGCAGCATGTGCCTCAGTTGGCTCGTGCCTGCGAGCAAAAAGAGCAGCAGGCACAATATAGGAAATTGCAGTGAAATGACAaccaatgattttaaaaattcagtcaACTATATACCAAACCTGAACGAAAGCAGTCAATGATCTGGTGGATTCCAGATTTGGACGTGTGCAGGGGCTGCTGCAGCACAGGAGGGTCTCCAGGTTCAACACAGTGACCTTGAGGGATCGCAAAAAAGAAACTTGCTAAAGATGCCACCTTTTTGACAAGTTTGCAGGTACTACCTGTACTGTGAGTGCTAGCAGTTGACTCCTCAGTCTGACAGCTCTGGTCTCGGGTGTCAGGGGTATCCCCCTTGTTAGGCTCTGGCAGCAGTGGAGGGATGGGCCTCCACAGTGGCTTGACCTGAGTCGAGCAGTCGCCCTTTGCCTGGATGTCCACCAGGGATTTCGCTGAAGCCTCGGTAGGATCGGGAATACTGTGGGCCCGCTGTGGACTTTCCCCTGATGCTGGCTGGTGAAAGAAG
This sequence is a window from Corythoichthys intestinalis isolate RoL2023-P3 chromosome 13, ASM3026506v1, whole genome shotgun sequence. Protein-coding genes within it:
- the znf800b gene encoding zinc finger protein 800b isoform X1; its protein translation is MEGSLVLCARLPPLGKHAGSEHLCTMVKTKSSGRKSSLSIRQEPASGESPQRAHSIPDPTEASAKSLVDIQAKGDCSTQVKPLWRPIPPLLPEPNKGDTPDTRDQSCQTEESTASTHSTGHCVEPGDPPVLQQPLHTSKSGIHQIIDCFRSGTSQLRHMLLKEVDTIFECKVCRSLFRGLPNLITHKEYYCLSRLPEYDGDDRQSVALQDLTDIIYHRAERPDYVMRLEPIQTTSKAMYQYLTTEEELARYPSRAPSARQSPVAWEGDSGEAENNQNGPPRGSESPAHSQHSQSRKKWDEEEAKEDAPQPEDEGSTSGVEDVTISCCLCGQDFNSRRSIRRHCRKMHKTKLEELRKFTETRTVPTSLLSMVKGRPQSISTPPGKSCPVCLKVFATKTNVRRHFDEVHRGLRRDAITPAIASRPGQPLSLDATPPRKGSSASPPRSGNSKSTSVPAKAALPNQNRAKPASQTPSSADEANQMPSRCTLCKRNYSSQLMLKRHMRIVHKIYSVKSNRSATSSGSTTPTTPASNGGKAPPRNSIQVKEEAVEASEDEQDEDLDLSPPASPAHSTSSSKSDPGSLKVKEEDTPWSPKAAVGGTAAPQAAKSKLSVGFDFKQLFCKLCKRQFSSRQNLSKHIELHMDGNDIFIKFYRCPLCRYESRRKRDVLRHVTVVHKKSSPYLAKIMPKLESRAIKRLAEAVLNNANPKRARGGKGEVNGRPASAASSPCPSPPVTRKQDGGTASFSVPPSTSARKTQEPSSPTPAPSPPVTRKQDRQQAHQSGAVSPPMTRRSDKHLHQRNSRRHDASSDDNPSGSSSTEVRVTKNFSLHACDQCGRAFAKKLYLESHKRSHRNAATAAGSRRKGVSTRSKSMVW
- the znf800b gene encoding zinc finger protein 800b isoform X2, whose protein sequence is MVKTKSSGRKSSLSIRQEPASGESPQRAHSIPDPTEASAKSLVDIQAKGDCSTQVKPLWRPIPPLLPEPNKGDTPDTRDQSCQTEESTASTHSTGHCVEPGDPPVLQQPLHTSKSGIHQIIDCFRSGTSQLRHMLLKEVDTIFECKVCRSLFRGLPNLITHKEYYCLSRLPEYDGDDRQSVALQDLTDIIYHRAERPDYVMRLEPIQTTSKAMYQYLTTEEELARYPSRAPSARQSPVAWEGDSGEAENNQNGPPRGSESPAHSQHSQSRKKWDEEEAKEDAPQPEDEGSTSGVEDVTISCCLCGQDFNSRRSIRRHCRKMHKTKLEELRKFTETRTVPTSLLSMVKGRPQSISTPPGKSCPVCLKVFATKTNVRRHFDEVHRGLRRDAITPAIASRPGQPLSLDATPPRKGSSASPPRSGNSKSTSVPAKAALPNQNRAKPASQTPSSADEANQMPSRCTLCKRNYSSQLMLKRHMRIVHKIYSVKSNRSATSSGSTTPTTPASNGGKAPPRNSIQVKEEAVEASEDEQDEDLDLSPPASPAHSTSSSKSDPGSLKVKEEDTPWSPKAAVGGTAAPQAAKSKLSVGFDFKQLFCKLCKRQFSSRQNLSKHIELHMDGNDIFIKFYRCPLCRYESRRKRDVLRHVTVVHKKSSPYLAKIMPKLESRAIKRLAEAVLNNANPKRARGGKGEVNGRPASAASSPCPSPPVTRKQDGGTASFSVPPSTSARKTQEPSSPTPAPSPPVTRKQDRQQAHQSGAVSPPMTRRSDKHLHQRNSRRHDASSDDNPSGSSSTEVRVTKNFSLHACDQCGRAFAKKLYLESHKRSHRNAATAAGSRRKGVSTRSKSMVW